Part of the Salminus brasiliensis chromosome 2, fSalBra1.hap2, whole genome shotgun sequence genome, ACTTCAGCATCCTTCAGCTTATTACCAAATCTGTAGATGGTTAAATGTCTGTAGGCCTATGTCTGTATTTCTGTGTGGGAGAAAGATCCCAAGGTTCCCCCAGAACACATGCTTTCCCACAGAGCAGCCAGTAACAGTAGGCTGATATTAGCCTCATCTGAAAATACTGCTGTTTTTGAGGAAGTTCATCAGAAAGTGAGATTACTGTGAACTGGAAAGGAAGGCGGTTGAATGCAGGTGCAGAGGAGGCTGAAAATAGCTGAGCTTCAATGAGCTATTTCTGACATCCTCTCTAGTCTCTACTAGGTTTTATTAGACTCAGGCCTGCTGTAGGTGTAGTATCACATTTCAGACCAAACATAGAAGCACTGTGTACTGCAGCTGTGCCATTGTTAGCCTGGTCCCATGTGGTGTTATGGAAGTACTACagccaaaatattttttttgtattggtaATAGTGCTGTACTTGGTGATCAGCCAATCAAGAACCCACTgtgaactgtgatgttctagacgacttgagtcagaacatctccaaaacatcagacaggcaCGTCTTGTGGGGTccttccagtatgcagtggtcagtacctaccaaaagtgctccaagaaagttgaaccggtgacagggtcatgggcatctaagactcactgatgctcatggaggcctcacccacCTGCAAGTGAACCTGCTATAGGTCCATGGGCATCTaagactcactgatgctcatggaggcctaaCCCACCTGCAAGTGAACCTGCTATAGGAccatgggcacctaagactcactgacgctcatggaggcctcacccacCTGCAGGTGAACCTGCTATAGGAccatgggcacctaagactcactgacgctcatggaggcctcacccacCTGCAAGTGAACCTGCTATAGGAccatgggcacctaagactcactgacgctcatggaggcctcacccacCTGCAGGTGAACCTGCTATAGGACCATGGGCACCTTAGACTCATTGAcgctcatggaggcctcacccacCTGCAAGTGAACCTGCTATAGGACCACGCAATGCAAATGCAATGCAaagcaggacgccttcagaggtcttgtggagtccatgcctcgactggtcagatctgttgtggtggcacaaggggactaatgttatggctgattggtgtacaagACCAGCTATAACTCATAGTCAAGTCTCAGATACTGTGTTTACTCTGTTACTGCTTAACATTCCAGCTGTAAGGGTCATTTCATACAATCTCTCATACCATCATACCATTTTTCAAAGCAATGGAAACTGAGATCTTTAGTTTTTGGACAGTTTATTCCATCTCTGATTCTGCAAGCTTAAATAAAAGCAATCTCAGGCTGCACAAGTCCGTCTTTAGAAGACATGTAGTTAATAACATTTTGAGTTATTTTGGAGCCAAGTGGCCAGTGTCTTTGGTCAGAGTGCCACGGTCATCCTctgcctttttttgtttttatatacacAGGGGGATCATGAAGCACAGTTGGAACATAATGCACAATAAACAGAAAGAGGATGTCAAGTATTTTGAAATATCTGAGAAATTGTGGAGATCATTCCTTTTACAATAAATATGAGACATAAACATTTGGAATAAGTGATATttcatataaaatacaaaacacagAAACTTGACAGTAGTTTAAATCAGCCACATTTGGAAGGATGAGGACAAAATGCTTGATTTCTGCTTGATTCTTTGTCCATTTTCTTCATCTGCAAAAAATGTATCAGTAGACTTCCTGCTGTGAAAAAGTCATGCAAAAAGAGGGGGTTCTTCTTCCCATGCCTTTTTCAAGCATTTCGGAGaaactctagaaataaacatCATGCCGAAAAGTGCGTAGGTGAACTTTCTCTACAGTTAAGGACATTCAGGAACATTTGGATGATCAGTCAACGCCAGAATGTGCTCATGTTCCCACACtccttctctgcaccatgagaAAAGACGGGTTGGAAAGGTGTTGTTGTAAAGGCCTGGGATCAAGACCTCACTTCCAGGTGGCTGGGGCAGGGCGTACGCTGCTCGATCTTGTGCTTTTGGACCCCAAGGACTGGCCTGAGCGGCTCCGGAGGTCGGTGTTCTCGCTCAGGGCCTGTTCCTCATCATaactgagagacacagagaagaaGAGTGAGGTGCAACCACAGTCATTAACAGCTTTGcactaacaccacctccttATTTCTACACACACTGTCCCCAATTTCAACTCCACTTCCCAAATAGCAGCACTGTGCAGTTCTATAATCCAGTCTGTATCCATGTGGTTCTCTGCTGGcctcctcctttcaccctgtttgttcttcaatgctcaggaccaccacaggactgcccaccacagagcaggtgtgtAGTAttggggtggtgggtcagtcattctcagcactgcagtgacactgaatgACATAGTAGTGTTggtggtggagtgtgttagtagtgtgtgttcagtgaatcagacgcagcagtgctgctggagttcttaaacactgtgtctgtccactcactgtccactctattagacccTCCTACATAcccaagtcagagacagaagctctaatctgttgctgcacagtttgttggGGTTGGTCATCCTCTggaccttcatcagtgctcacagaacactgtgctggctggatatttctgcttggtggactattctcagtccagcagtgacactaagGTGTTTATCCACTCGtgccaccagcacaacacacactactaacacaccatcACCAACACAACcgccaccatgtcagtcagtgtcactgcagggctgagaatgactgactcACCATCcaaatactacctacctgctctgtggtggtcagtcctgtggggtcctgagcattgaagaacagggtgaaacagatggatacagtctggaattagagaactacacagtgctcctgtatgggaGGTGGAGCTGAAAGAATGGGCAATATGTTTAGAAACGAGGAGGTggtgtaatgttatggctgattgatgtaaaTAGCCCCTGACTGAGCAAAATTTCGTTTTGTTCATAACTGCATGTGGGTTTTAATTTTTAGTCATGCAGGAGAACTTTCACAGCTGTGTGGTTTGTTCTTGGGGCCACAGTCAGTGTCTATGTGGTTTAGCATGTGAAACCCTAACCACTGAACATGCTTCCCCTTTACTACAAGCCTCAGTATAAATATACCACGGTCTATTGCTTGACTTGCAATTTTAAACCAGGGGTCATTAAATTAGCTGGAAACGAGTGGCCAGGATTTGTGATTAATAATGCTTCATACTTTAGCAATGAATGTAGAAGCTTTTAAAGCTGCATTATATAAGAACTGGCCATTTTTGGTCCTGGGCTCCGCCTACAGTTGGGGAATGTGATTCGCTTGTACTCCactacaataaatacaaatcgtGTCCACAAACACCAAACATAGTGTACATTTCCACAGTAAGTAAGTCCCCACAAGCGTATTTCACTTACAGCACTTGATAGTTCCCCAGAGCTTCTTTGGGTGGGCTCCGGTTCCATCGACAGTCTGGGATCTCGCCATTGGGAGCAACGATGTTGAGAGTGTCGTTAATCAGGTTGTACTTCAGGATGCGGTCATTTGCAGTGCTGGAGGTGAGCGAAGGAGAGGCATTCACCTGACATGAGCAGACACAAGTTAGAATGGAGAAGATGAGCAATTAAGACCCTCTCAATGCTCTACAGTATTACCATGTAATCACTTGGTCTCCACAAAAGCCCTTGATGGATCACTggtatcagccataacattagtaccacctgccaaatactgagtaggtcccacTTGTGCCATCACAACAGATCTaaaccatttgaggcatggactccacaagacctctgaagatgtcctgctGTGGGCATCCATGGGTGCACTAATGAGCCATAAGTGCCCATGACCCCATAGCAGGTTCACTtgctgtccttccttggagctcttttggtaggtactgaccactgcatactgggaacaccccacaagacctgattcctgatgttttggagatgttctgatggcCCAgtagtcgtctagaacatcacagcctGGTTTTTCTTGTAAAAgcgtctcagattcttacgcttttaacaccaacatcaccttcaagacctgactgctcccttgctgcctaatacgtAGATCCCCACCCATtatgtcagtggtactaatgttatggctgatcggtgtttATACTACAATCTGAGAAATTGAGAGACATTTCCATGTATTTTTCATAAGCAGCCTTAAGAGGGAGTGTGCTTCCTTTATTCCACATGTGTGTATACAGATATGATCCTCACCTCAATGAGCCACGGCTTCAGCTTGTCATCAATGATGATGTCATAGCCATAGCACTCGAAGCAGTGCTTGTCGTTGTTCATAACAGGCTGGTGGAGGAACGTGGGAGAAAGAAAAGGGAGGGAGCATTAAGTACTGTAATGTGTGACCAAGCTTTGGTTTAATGCAATGAATAGAAAGAAGTTCTCTAAAAAAAGagattataaattattataaatataaaaggcTAATATTAGCAGCTTTTTAAAGtgattaattaatattttttatatattggcttatttttatataacatCCTATTACTGCAATTTGCACAATAACCCTAGTTTTCAGTGttagtattttttaaattatgtaagtaaacatacactatatggacaaaagtattgggacacagctcttaatcattgaatttaaGTGTTTCATTCAGTGCCACTGCCACAGGTGCACACAATCAAGCCCCTTGatatgcagtctgcctttcttacccACAtaagtgaaagaacgggaggttctacagagctcactgaactccagcgtggttctggatgtaataggagacaccgctgcaccaacaacagcaacaagtcagctggtgaaatttagaccttccctcctagatcttcctccatcagctgtgagtggtgttattattgaacagtggaagagtttagaggaacagctcacagagagcagcttaGCCACCgtgtgtctgtcagaccacgtaaagttacagggcggggtcagggccgagcgCTAAGctcctcagagcagagtgcagaaaagtctccaactgactcagtaactgcagcagagctccagacctgctgctgctggtagagcttagagcaaagggggaccagctctataataatgcctatgggtttagaatgagataaaagcttctgtaggtgtcccaatatttttgtcactATAGTGTATGAGTATAGTCTAGAACAGGAGGACTATATGTAAAAAGGGCATAGCTCACCCAGTACGTATCCATATACAATATAGGATTGGACTCCTCTGTCCAATCAAACAATTTTAAGaaaatgagaagagagagagagagaaggactgaagagagagagtgtctgtGTGAGTTTGTGAGTGTTTACTCACAGCCACGGCTTTAAGCGACTGCACCACGATCCAGTGGATTTGGTCAAATAGAAGGTTTGTGACCTCCTTCCCTCTGGTGCTCTCGAGATACAGACGCAGGTTACTGACTGTCCATTTACCACCATGCACATGGTTATAATCgtcctgcaaaacacacacacacacacgcacacacacacacacacacacatccattctGTTCTTACTGACACATGCACCCACACATTGTCATTGTTTTTTCAAAACTGTACACGAACAGGCTGCGTACTCACCCCGTGTTTCTGGATCGCAACATTGGTAAGATGCACAAACATGTTGTCCAGTTCACTGGTGCTGGGGGTGTATTTAACCGTGCAAAATCGGCAAAATCCAAGTTTATacctgaaaaagaaagaaaaattaaaaatacattatgtggacaaaagtattgggacacctgctctttatTAATCGTTtcatccaaaatcaaggatattaaaaagtgtatcctgcttttgttggagtaactgtttctaccgtccagggaagaaggctttcttctagattatGTTTGCATtatgacaagagcgttagtgaggacaggatgttggatgatgatcaccaccccacctcatcatccccaactccccaactcatcccaaaagtactggatgaagcaccaccacccatcattccagagaacacagttcttccactgctccacagctcagtgctggggggctttatacccctctagcccacgtctggcattaggcagcatggtgccaatatgtagGTTCATGCtgagctgctccagagagtcctattctattgccagtacttctctacagggactagacatgctgtgtgtgtatgcgtgcaattgcacatatgtgtcagcaattggtgtgACTTAAGATTACTtaagctgaatgtattcattagaaggggtgtccagaaatatttggacatttagtgcaCAGGTATCCAGTTTGGAATATGACTGTCTAAGAAAAAGGGCCCAGTACTTACATGTAACACTTAAGAGGCCGGTAGGTGGTAACTAGAACATACAGGCGCAAATCAAACTTCTTCCCGCCAATCAGCAACGGATTATCAATATACAGCGAGATCACGTACGCTTCCTTCCCACTGTTAGCTGCCACAAACCTGAAAGGAGTAAAGAAAAGGAGGAGCTCAGATTTGACAAATACAAAGAAATGCCTCAGGTATACAATCCATGTAAATATTACACCATGGCAATTCTACAGAAATGCCTAAGAACAGCAGGTTGCAATGTAATTtgtggtacactatatggacaaaagtattgggacacttacacatttcacctacagaagcttttctgacctcccattctaaacccataggcattaatatagagctggtccccctttgctctaagctctaccagcagcagcaggtctggagctctgctgcagttactgagtcagttggaggcttttctgcactctgctctgagctcagcactcggccctgaccccgctctgtaactttacgtggtctgacagacactcggtggctaagctgctctctgtgagctgttcctctaaACTCTTCcattgttcaataataacaccactcacagctgttgttgttggtgcagcggtgtctcctattacatacagaaccacgctggagttcagtgagctctttagaacctcctgatctttcactgatgtgtgtaagaaaaGCAGATTGCAGGACTagatgcttgattttatacagtCTCGGATGGCAATGAATGAAACTCCTGAATTCGATGTTTAaggggtgtgtcccaatacttttgtctgtctatatatatatatatatatatatacctgatATAATTGTCTTAAACGTCGGACTGTCAAAATATAAGtcaaaatgaaataatataaatattgtacTAGTGGTGGTGGAGCTTACTATAATTCATTGTTGTTTAGGTTAATTTCCttgtattttcttattttctctttCATCATCTATAACATTGTTTAGTATTAGTATCATGCTAAACCTTTTATCTGTTTCTTATTTAACCATGGTGATGTCTAAAATGCTAAATAGCAGTATATCATCATTATGAAAAAGGCATACGGCCATGGGTTGTTAATATTATTGGCTAACAGACATAAATACAGCTTATAATCTCAATTTTTGCCATAATGTGactctggcagctgttctttaatTGTGTCATTGTTGATCATTTCATTccgaatagaccaatagaaatgctccaacataactttttacactgacttccattgaaagttaaggttttgtcctcctcctgtaaagctgcctgCATGCTGACGGGGAGACACAGAATTTTCCAGTGATCTCTGACTCCCCCTAGAGGATCTTACGTGGAAGTGCGGCTGTCTCTGGACCATTTCTTGATCTGTGAGAGTTTGTTGATGAGGAAGATGCCTTTGCCCTGAGCCTTTCCACATGGCTTCATGATCCACGTGCTGGACGGACTCTTACGAAATTCTTCAACAAACAGGTTGTAGTCTGCTGGCAGCATGAACGTCACCGGCACAAAGTCTGTCCAGAGCAGAGGAAAATGTTAAGACAACCGtgataatataacataataaccCTAAAATTCACAAAAAGGTCCAATTATGACGTCATTTATTATATCAGCATATCACCATACTGTCTATCATATACCAGTGATAGGGTCACAGGTgcctaaggctcattaatgtgatccatgaaggccccgcccacctcacaacttacaggacttattaaaggatctgctgctaacgttaatTAGCCTTGGtgccacagataccacagcaggacgccttcagaggacttgtggagtccacgcctcacaatataatataataattatgacTGATCTGTGTCATCACTGCTAGAAGTATTGCTAATAGCCCTGATATTTACAAAAAAGGCCAAATTATGACATAATTCATTAtagtatgtatttattattatatttataattatatcacGATATTGTATCACCATATATCCACCTCTGCACTCAAAAAAAGGTTCcacaagggttcttcagtaaaggcaaaGGTTCTATATACTGTCAAAGAGACACATGGATGCTTAACAGGGCTTTTGCCTGGTGAAATGCTTCTATAAGGccctaaaaagggttctttaactcataacaacagtggaaccctttttgtcaCTATATAGCCTAGAACCCTTGACCTAAGAAACTGGACTCAGACAGTTAATTGGTTGGTGGTTGTCGGATGGGGACCGAAACAACTGCATCGAGACCCTTAAGAGAAGGTGGTCTCCGTCCAGTCCCAGACAAACTCTGGGGTGGTTCATTGTGGTGAGAAAGTGATCTGACCCCAATCTGACCCAACCATCAGGTGTACTCTGCAAGTCTGAGCTAAACGGTTCCCGTAGCCGCCAGTGTTAACCTGGTTCACTGCCCAGATAATCAACACCACAACAGCTACGACCAGATGCCATCTCTgctgcactagtccagaacacaggaccctAATCCTGTATTTACCTTCTTGCTCccgccccagacaggtctgaccaatgaGCAGAGAGGACGTTTGCACACAGACTGACTCGGACCCAAGCAAACCAGCTAGCAGGAAGGGGATGGGGTAGGTTACAGGTTGCTAAATGTTACCCAGGTAAATGTATTTCCCGTTTTCATCTTTCTCTGCCAGAGGACTTccttccttctccagctccttcctGTAACGTTTGATGTTCTTGATCATCAGATCCTTCCTCGTCAGCTCGTAGTGGTTTGGGAAGTGGTTAACCATCTGATCGTCAGACAAGCGGTAGCCTGTGTCCACGCTAAACACATTCCGAATGGTCTGGATACTCATCCTGCAGAAAACACAAGAGAGGAGTAGATACAGTACGTACTGTTATACGTACATACAGACtcatgagccaaaacattaaaaccactgacaggtgtaGGGAATAGCTGTGATTATTTGGTTACAAgggcatctgtcaagaggtggcATCTACAGCTACcgaactgtgaggttctagacgactgagtccatggaggcctcacctcacatcTAACAGGACTTAAacaaaaggatctgctgctaacgttgccttcagaggtcttgtggagtccagagggggacctactcaatttCTGGtattgtggttttaatgttatggctgatcggtgtcaTCGCTGCATAATAAGAAGTGCTGCCCACCAGTAAAAGTTCCAGTCATCGCTGTCCGTCACTTGTATCCATCCTCTCTTCTCAAAGTTGTTGAGGAGCACAGATTTCTCTATGTCAGTCACCCACTTCACCTTAGCCATGGTGCCTCTCGGCTTGAACGCGGCTGCTCCTCATGTCAGAGTGGGGCCGACATCGGGTAACTCCTGGGTGAGTCAGACCTTGGGGACCAAAAAGGATGCTGCGTGATTTTCATTACATCCCAGAGATTATCATTACATAACAGCATGGAAAACACAGTCATTCCTAAGTTTAGGGACCTGGGAAGCCCAACCTGGAAGCATCTGTGGTTCCGTGGAGTTTGAGAGGTTTCTTTACAGGAGCTGATTCCAATCCTACACCCCAGAGCTTATTGATCAGCTAATGAATTACTGAATGAGCACAAGACGTTTGGAGTCCCCTGTTCCAAAGTATGAAATTagaccagtcaaaagtttggatacaCTGGCTAAATGTgtgaccatcatcatcatcttaaaaacatttgatccaaatgctaaacatttgatcccccccccccccccaaaaaaaaaaggacactggggacactgGGGATTATTGTTACTGGAGGCTTATATTGGAGGGTTAcaggactgtggcagtgtgtgtgtgtgggagagggtGGAACTACCTCTTTTAAaccctgcagctacagtatgttaatgtacattaacacacacacacacacacatatatatttactaATTTGGCAAAAGACCAattaatagcctatatgaccaaatatGACCTATATGACCATCTCCTTTTTACAACCTAGGCCTCCTTAAAACCCTCCAGCCACAGAATCCCAACTATGGTGGTCACCCacatgtccccagtgtcctctggTCACAAATATGGTAACCCTAACATCTGCaccaaatgtttttaagatgaacATGATCATTAACCGGGTggatccaaacttttgactggtacccTATAGTGCGAAACCAACTGGCAGTAGGCTTCTAGGTTTGGACTGGTCCTGTATAATAAAAGGGCCTTGACCTGAGGGACACTGGAGAAAGAAATAACCTACATAAGACCACTATTTCCTCACGTAGGAAACTCCTAGACATGATCAAGCCCTTTTTTATTCGTCAAAATCACTTTGAATCATCTCCTTTTTCTGGAATTCAGATCAACAACCTTCTCATTTTTCCACACTTCCATCTAAACACTGCCTCTCAGATGACTTCACTCCTTTGTATCAGGCTCGTTAATCTTTCTAAGTTAATGACCAGACAAGACAAGCATATACACCATTTGTGACACCGATGGAATTTCAGAATCCATCCTTGCAGcgaacacagcacacacagtggactgtgaacacacatgcccggagcggtgggctgCCATTGCTGTGAAGGATCTTGCttgagggcccaacagtggcagctttggtatcgaacccacaaccctgtcatcaatagcccagggCTCTGACCtgagcccagagctctaacctgGAGATTAGTGGGATTGAACCATGGGCCTTATTCGTGGAAAGCAAAGTTGGTAACCTGTGCATTGGCCCGGGAAtgggacccgggtctcccgcgtggcaggcgagaattctaccactgatcCACCAAGATTAGTAAACAGTGATCCTTAATTAATACGGTATTGATATCTGCTCTGATTCTCATCTCAGAATGAAAATGTAAGGGCATTCACCACTGAATTAATCAGCATTCCTCTGAACTGAAGACCGGAGACCCCATCCCTCTTAGTCTCAGAAATAGACCGGAGACCCCATCCCTCTTAGCCTCAGAAATAGACCGGAGACCCCATCCCTCTTAGCCTCAGAAATAGACCGGATACCCCATCCCTCTTAGCCTCAGAAATAGACCGGAGACCCCATCCCTCTTAGCCTCAGAAATAGACCGGAGACCCCATCCCTCTTAGCCTCAGAAATAGACCGGAGACCCCATCCCTCTTAAGTCTCAGAAATAGACCGGAGACCCCATCCCTCTTAGCCTCAGAAATAGACCGGAGACCCCATCCCTCTTAGCCTCAGAAATAGACCGGAGACCCCATCCCTCTTAAGTCTCAGAAATAGACTGGAGACCCCATCCCTCTTAGCCTCAGAAATAGACCGAAGACCCCATCCCTCTTAGTCTCAGAAATAGACCGGAGACCCCATCCCTCTTAGCCTCAGAAATAGACCGGAGACCCCATCCCTTCCCTCTTAGCCTCAGAAATAGACCGGAGACCCCATCCCTTCCCTCTTAGCCTCAGAAATAGACCGGAGACCCCATCCCTCTTAGCCTCAGAAATAGACTGGAGACCCCATCCCTCTTAGCCTCAGAAATAGACTGGAGACCCCATCCCTCTTAGCCTCAGAAATAGACCGGAGACCCCATCCCTCTTAGTCTCAGAAACAGACCGGAGACCCCATCCCTCTTAGCCTCAGAAATAGACTGCAGACCCCATCCCTCTTAGTCTCAGAAATAGACCGGAGACCCCATCCCTCTTAGCCTCAGAAATAGACCGGAGACCCCATCCCTCTTAGCCTCAGAAATAGACCGGAGACCCCATCCCTCTTAGCCTCAGAAATAGACCGGAGACCCCATCCCTCTTAGCCTCAGAAATAGACTGCAGACCCCATCCCTCTTAGCCTCAGAAATAGACTGCAGACCCCTTCCCTCTTAGTCTCAGAAATAGACCGGAGACCCCATCCCTCTTAGTCTCAGAAACAGACCGGAGACCCCATCCCTCTTAGCCTCAGAAACAGACCGGAGACCCCATCCCTCTTAGCCTCAGAAATAGACCGGAGACCCCATCCCTCTTAGTCTCAGAAATAGACTGCAGACCCCATCCCTCTTAGCCTCAGAAATAGACCGGAGACCCCATCCCTCTTAGTCTCAGAAACAGACCGGAGACCCCATCCCTCTTAGCCTCAGAAACAGACCGGAGACCCCATCCCTCTTAGCCTCAGAAATAGACCGGAGACCCCATCCCTCTTAGTCTCAGAAATAGACTGCAGACCCCATCCCTCTTAGTCTCAGAAATAGACTGCAGACCCCATCCCTCTTAGCCTCAGAAATAGACTGCAGACCCCTTCCCTCTTAGTCTCAGAAATAGACTGCAGACCCCATCCCTCTTAGCCTCAGAAATAGACCGGATACCCCTTCCCTCTTAGCCTCAGAAATAGACCGGATACCCCATCCCTCTTAGCCTCAGAAATAGACCGGAGACCCCATCCCTCTTAGCCTCAGAAATAGACCGGAGACCCCATCCCTCTTAGCCTCAGAAATAGACCGGAGACCCCATCCCTCTTAAGTCTCAGAAATAGACCGGAGACCCCATCCCTCTTAGTCTCAGAAATAGACCGGAGACCCCATCCCTCTTAGCCTCAGAAATAGACCGGAGACCCCATCCCTCTTAAGTCTCAGAAATAGACTGGAGACCCCATCCCTCTTAGCCTCAGAAATAGACCGAAGACCCCATCCCTCTTAGTCTCAGAAATAGACCGGAGACCCCATCCCTCTTAGCCTCAGAAATAGACCGGAGACCCCATCCCTTCCCTCTTAGCCTCAGAAATAGACCGGAGACCCCATCCCTTCCCTCTTAGCCTCAGAAATAGACCGGAGACCCCATCCCTCTTAGCCTCAGAAATAGACTGGAGACCCCATCCCTCTTAGCCTCAGAAATAGACCGGAGACCCCATCCCTCTTAGTCTCAGAAACAGACCGGAGACCCCATCCCTCTTAGCCTCAGAAATAGACCGGAGACCCCATCCCTCTTAGCCTCAGAAATAGACCGGAGACCCCATCCCTCTTAGCCTCAGAAATAGACCGGAGACCCCATCCCTCTTAGTCTCAGAAACAGACCGGAGACCCCATCCCTCTTAGCCTCAGAAATAGACCGGAGACCCCATCCCTCTTAGTCTCAGAAACAGACCGGAGACCCCATCCCTCTTAGTCTCAGAAATAGACCGGAGACCCCATCCCTCTTAGCCAAGGTCCCATCAGTGCCAGTGACTGGGTGGGTTCCTGCAGAGGTAGGACACACCAGCA contains:
- the ttll1 gene encoding polyglutamylase complex subunit TTLL1, with protein sequence MAKVKWVTDIEKSVLLNNFEKRGWIQVTDSDDWNFYWMSIQTIRNVFSVDTGYRLSDDQMVNHFPNHYELTRKDLMIKNIKRYRKELEKEGSPLAEKDENGKYIYLDFVPVTFMLPADYNLFVEEFRKSPSSTWIMKPCGKAQGKGIFLINKLSQIKKWSRDSRTSTFVAANSGKEAYVISLYIDNPLLIGGKKFDLRLYVLVTTYRPLKCYMYKLGFCRFCTVKYTPSTSELDNMFVHLTNVAIQKHGDDYNHVHGGKWTVSNLRLYLESTRGKEVTNLLFDQIHWIVVQSLKAVAPVMNNDKHCFECYGYDIIIDDKLKPWLIEVNASPSLTSSTANDRILKYNLINDTLNIVAPNGEIPDCRWNRSPPKEALGNYQVLYDEEQALSENTDLRSRSGQSLGSKSTRSSSVRPAPATWK